Proteins from a single region of Hydra vulgaris chromosome 12, alternate assembly HydraT2T_AEP:
- the LOC136088963 gene encoding uncharacterized protein LOC136088963: MANIVKKIICDVGPMKVLGVCTDNAANMKKAWQLIVTEFPHIYPYGCPAHTLNLIFTDASNLKSIADSQRNCTMVVKGIKNSQILSALLKQHQQKSGQIIQQSLKLPVTTRWASIIHCMESLHNNRLALRGLAIDDEAKSLAKPIQNLLLSEVFWDKVDGFIKLLKLIAIAIAAVEGDKLSLSIVAKTFSDLEKSFQDNILCSPILKSEENAMMEIIAKKRKFHIRNIHLAANLVDPRYKGCHISGDEVIDAIETLHKLGKMDSSIKECDDS, encoded by the exons ATGgcaaatatagttaaaaaaataatatgcgATGTTGGACCTATGAAAGTTCTTGGTGTTTGTACTGATAATGCAGCCAATATGAAAAAAGCATGGCAACTAATAGTTACTGAATTTCCTCACATATATCCTTATGGATGCCCGGCACATaccttaaatttaatttttactgatGCGAGTAACTTGAAATCAATAGCAGATTCCCAAAGAAATTGCACAATGGTGGTAAAAGGGATAAAGAACTCTCAAATTTTATCAGCTTTGTTAAAACAACATCAGCAGAAATCAGGACAAATTATTCAACAATCACTAAAGCTTCCAGTAACAACtag ATGGGCTTCAATTATACATTGTATGGAAAGTCTTCATAACAACAGATTAGCACTACGGGGATTAGCTATTGACGATGAAGCAAAATCTCTTGCTAAGCCTATTCAAAACCTATTGTTGTCAGAAGTGTTCTGGGATAAAGTGGATGGGTTTATcaagttattaaaactaatagCCATAGCCATTGCAGCAGTTGAAGGAGATAAATTAAGTCTCTCCATTGttgcaaaaacattttcagaTTTAGAAAAGTCTTTTCAGGACAATATCCTTTGCAGTCCAATTCTAAAAAGCGAGGAAAATGCTATGATGGAAATAATTGCCAAAAAAAGGAAATTTCACATTCGAAACATTCATCTTGCTGCAAATTTAGTGGATCCACGTTATAAAGGATGTCATATCTCTGGAGATGAAGTG ATTGATGCCATTGAAACGCTAcataaattaggaaaaatggATTCTTCTATTAAAGAATGTGATGATAGCTGA